From Pieris rapae chromosome 3, ilPieRapa1.1, whole genome shotgun sequence, a single genomic window includes:
- the LOC111001985 gene encoding ejaculatory bulb-specific protein 3-like, translating to MKIVVVLAVVCAALASPVDYYTTADDNLDMNAVINDSGKLKAMTDCFLDRGSCDDVAMSYKKIVPDSMKDSCSRCNDAQKHLANVYLTGLLEKVPDDHEKFKNKFDPDGKYLSKFMDAIKGH from the exons ATGAAAATCGTTGTGGTGTTAGCGGTTGTTTGCGCTGCATTAGCCAGCCCGGTTGATTACTATACGACAGCTGATGATAACCTGGATATGAACGCCGTGATAAACGATTCAGGGAAGCTCAAAGCCATGACTGACTGCTTCTTGGATAGAGGCTCTTGTGATGATGTTGCAATGAGTTAcaaaa AAATAGTTCCTGATAGCATGAAGGACTCGTGCTCGCGTTGTAACGACGCTCAAAAACATTTGGCCAATGTATACCTTACAGGTTTACTCGAAAAAGTTCCAGACGACCACGAGAAATTCAAGAACAAATTTGACCCTGACGGAAAATACTTGAGCAAATTTATGGATGCTATTAAAGGCCATTAA